The Blautia obeum ATCC 29174 region AAGCCGTGTCAGCGAACACAGTGCTGCCACAGAGAGCTTGAAGAAAACGCTGGACGAACAGACCGCCCGAATGAAAGCAATTAAGCAGCTCTATGACAGCTCTGCTGCTTTCCAGAGCTTGAAGCCTGTCTATGACGGCTTGCAGAAAATCAAGTTTGAGAAGCCCAGAGCCAAGTACAAGGCAGAGCATGAAGCGGAACTGAAACAGTTCTACGCCGCCAGACGCAAGCTGACCGGGGAGTTCCCGGACGGCAAGGTGGATATGAAAAAGCTGACCGAAGAGTATGACGAGCTGGAACAGGCGCACAACACCACCTATGGCGAGTTTAAGACCGTCAGAGACGATTTACATCGCCTTTGGAAGGTTAAGTCATGCGTAGGTACTGCCGCCCGATTTAACGAGCGCACAGAGGAACAAAAGCTCCAAAATCGACCCCAAACACGGCAGAAAAAGGAGGAACTATCCCGATGAATTACACCCAAGCGCAGATTGACCGGGCAAACGCCGTCAGTCTGGAAGATTTTCTCCGCACACAGGGAGAGACGCTTATCAAAAGCGGACGGGAATACCGCTGGAAAGAACATGACAGCCTGACCGTCCGGGGAAACAAGTGGTTTCGCCACAGCCAGAGCAAGGGCGGCTATCCCATTGATTTCGTCATGGAGTTTTACGGCAAGTCCTTTCCCGAAGCTGTCCAGATGTTGACAGGCGAAAACGGCGAGGGACAGACCGAAGCCACCACAGCACCGCCCACAGCGTTCCACTTGCCCTTGCACAACAGAACAGCCGACAGAGCAATTCAATATCTTTGCGAAAGCCGAGGCCTCAACAAAACGCTTGTTGAGGATTTTCTTCTTTCCGGGGATATTTACGAGGACGCAAAGCGGCACAATGTTGTGTTTGTCGGCAGAGACCGAAGCGGTACGCCGAGATACGCCCATGTGCGAGGAACGGCAGACCCATTCAGACAGGACATTGCCGGGTCTGACAAATCCTATCCGTTCCACTATGAGGGAAACGGCAACCAGCTCTTTGTCTTTGAAGCACCGATTGACCTTTTGTCCTTTATCTGCCTTTATCCGCAGGACTGGCGGACAAGGAGCTACCTTGCCCTGGGCGGCGTTTCAGGCAAAGCCCTTGACCGTTTCCTTTCTGAACGCAAGGACACCCGAAAAGTGTTCCTCTGCCTTGACAGCGACACCGCAGGAAGTGAAGCCTGCACCCGGCTGGCACAGGACATTCCCGGCGAGATCGCCGTCATTCGCCTTGTCCCGGCAAGGAAAGACTGGAACGATGTTCTCCGTCAGCAAGGGGACATTCCCAGCCGCAAATTCATAGCCGAGACAATCACGCTGCGAGAGCTGCCCACCGCCCAGCCTGTCCCCATGCTCCGTATGGCAGATGTGGAGCTGACGAGCGTGGATTGGCTATGGTTTCCGTATATCCCCTTTGGAAAGCTGACGATTATACAGGGCAACCCCGGCGAGGGCAAGACCTACTTTGCCATGCGTCTTGCGGCGGCTTGCACCAACCGAAAGCCTTTACCCGGTATGGAGACCCTTGAGCCTTTCAACATCATCTACCAGACCGCAGAGGACGGTCTGGGCGATACCGTCAAGCCCCGGCTGATGGAAGCAGACGCAGACCTTGAAAAAGTGCTTGTCATTGACGATAGAGACACACCACTGACCCTTGCCGATAAACGCATAGCAAGGGCAATCCGGGAAAACAACGCAAGGCTGGTTATCATTGACCCGGTACAGGCGTTTCTGGGCGCAGATGTGGACATGAACCGGGCAAACGAGGTGCGCCCGATATTCCGCAGTCTGGGAGACATTGCACAGGCTACCGGGTGCGCTATCGTGCTGATCGGACACCTCAACAAAGCCGCAGGAACGCAAAGCACCTACCGGGGATTAGGGTCTATCGACATTACGGCGGCAGTCCGCAGTCTGCTCTTTATCGGCAAGCTGAAGGACAGCCCCACAACAAGGGTACTTATCCATGAGAAAAGCTCCCTTGCGCCGCCCGGACAGTCCCTTGCCTTTTCTCTGGGAGACGAGAAAGGCTTTGAGTGGATAGGGGCTTATGACATTACCGCTGACGAGCTTCTTGCCGGGGCAGACAACACCAAGACCGAAAGCAAGACCGCACAGGCGCAAATGCTCATTCTGGAACTGCTTGCAGACGGAAAGCGTATGCCAAGCGCAGAGCTGGAAAAGACGGTCAATGAGCGTGGGATTTCCTCACGCACCATGAGAACGGCAAAGAGCCGTATCGGGGACAGACTTGTGACCGAGAAAGACGGCACAGCATGGGTCTGCTATCTCCGAAACTGACAACAGGAACACGGCAAGCGTGGCAAAGACGGCAAGGTTTTTATAGATACCTTAATGTTGCCGCCTTGCCTTGTTCCCTCATACCGACACCGCCCGATGATGAACCGTCACCGGACATTTTTCATTTACAGGAGGATTTTGAATGAACAATACCGCAACCAACACCGCCACTTGCCCGACTGTCAGAAAGCAGATCGGCAAGACCACCTATATCGTCCGTGTCCATTTCAGCCAGACCGCAAAAGAGACAATGGAGGACAAAATCAAGCGTATGCTCCGTGAGGAAGTCCGCAAAATGTGACTTCTTTGTGAATTTGATGAAAAAGTCCTTGACTTTTCGTCTCTGGTAAGACAGCAAAATCTATTCTAATCAGTTGTGGTGCAAGACTCGCACCCTTTGATATTGCGGAACTGCGGGAGCTTATGAGTTATGACGAGCTGGAATTGGATCTGGTTGGTGACAGGAAAACTGCATTGTTTGTCATTATTTCAGATACCGATGATACCTTTAATTTTATTGTTTCTATTATGTACACACAGCTTTTTAATCTGCTCTGTGACAGAGCTGATGATGTATATGGAGGCAGACTTCCAATTCATGTGAGGTGTCTCCTTGACGAGTTTGCGAACATCGGACAAATTCCTAAATTTGAAAAATTAATTGCTACGATTAGAAGCCGGGAAATCTCAGCTTCTATTATTTTGCAGTCAAAGTCTCAGCTTAAGGCAATTTATAAGGATAATGCCGATACCATCGAAGGGAACTGTGATACGACCTTATTCCTGGGGGGAAAGGAAAAAACGACATTAAAGGAAATAGCGGAGATTTTGGGAAAAGAAACCATAGATCTGTATAACACATCGGATACGAGAGGCAGTCAGCGGTCTTATGGAATGAACTACCAGAAAACAGGAAAGGAGTTGATGAGTCAGGATGAAATAGCAGTTATGGACGGAGGAAAATGTATTCTGCAGGTGAGAGGTGTCAGACCATTTTTCTCAAATAAATACGATATTTGCAAACATAAAAATTACAAATATCTGTCCGATTATGACAAAAAGAATACCTTTGATATTGAAAAATATCTGAGTACTAATCTGATACTGAAACCAGAGGATGAAGTGGAACTGTATCAGATGTAACTTCTCGACAAATTGTCGGGAAGTGGATCATGGGAGGAAATCATGAATAATTTGGAAAAAGGGAACAGTCGGTATCCATCGACGAAAATGAATATACCGACTGTACGTGTGAGGAATTTTCCAAGTAGAAAATCCTATGCTTAGTGTAGCACAAAAGGCAGGGTTTATATAGTGTTTTCTTCCATTTCTGGAAAAAATCTAAGAAAGGACTGGAAAATGTAAGTTTTCCAAAGGTACACTTATGGCATTTTTTACAACGGCAATTACGACCTTAAAAACATTGGTTTGTGCGATCGGAGCCGGACTTGCAGCCTGGGGAGTGATCAATCTGCTGGAAGGATATGGAACAGACAATCCGGGTGCAAAGTCACAAGGAATAAAACAGTTCATGGCTAATTAAAGGGAACAAAAAGAAAGGAAAAGCCAATCCAGACGGTATCAGCGGCAGGATACAAGAATAAATTGTGATTTCACAAGATTGGTGTTATAATAAGAGAAAAGTTCCTGCCGGGGCAGCCGCCCCGGTGGTATGGATAGAAAGGCAGGAAAACAATATGCACATCAGCTATAAACCACTCTGGCACACACTGTTAGAGCGTGATATGAGGAAAGAGGATTTAAGGCTTGCCGCTGGTATGACAACGAATATGATTGCCAACATGAGCAAAGAGGGAAAGCACATCAGCATGGACACATTAGCCCGTATCTGCGAAACGCTGAATTGTGAGATTACCGATGTGATTGAGTTAGTACCAGACGAGCCTGCTTCCACAGGAGGTAAGGAACATGAGCGAATTGAAACCAAGAATAACGGAAAACGGAATTGATTATATCCTTGTCGGAGATTACTACATCCCGGATTTGAAACTGCCGGAGGAACCCCGCCCTATCGGAAAGTACGGACGGATGCACCGGGAATATTTAAGAGAAGTCCACCCAGCCCGATTGAACACATTGACACTGACCGGGGAGTTATGGACATATCTTGCAGACCTGAACGAACAGGCACAGGAACGGTTAGACACCATCATAGAGCAGATGAAAGCTGCCGAGGGCGTGACCGAGGAATTGAAGCGTACCTGTCAAATGGAATGGGTGCAGCGTTGCAATAACATTCACAACCGGGCAGAAGAAATTATTTTGCATGAGATGGTTTATTCATAAACGGTATGTCAGAATGACAATTACAAACTGAAAGCTGAAGGAGAGGAAATTTATGAACAAAACCTTAACCCATAGTATGAAATCCTATATAACAATTTTTTTGGTTGGTATTTTAGTCGGATGTATTTGCAGGCTTACAGATTATTGCCCAGCTGATACATTATGGAGTTTTTCGTCAATTCAAACACTATTGGGATTTTGGATTATTACCAATACCATCATTGTTTTAGCAAGTACTTCAAACATTTGTGCAGGGATTAGTTCGTTTTTATATATGTTTGGAATGACATTGAGTTTCTATGGATTACAAGCAATATTAGGAACATTCATACCTTTATTTTCTGGTGGTTTTCGTACTTCACTATTTATGATATTTACTATTTGTTCAATCCCTTGTGCAATAGCAGCGTTTATCTTATATTACTGGAATAAAGAACATATTTTTAATTCTATATTATATTCTCTGCCAGTAGGTGCTTTAGCCGCAGAAGCAATTGTAATTTTTATTTACTTTTTAGGGCATCATACATTCCTATTTCAGTTATTGATGGATGTAATAGGAGTGCTAATTTTTCTTTTCATGTTCTATAAAAAAGCAAAAAGTAAGAAGCTTTTTCTAATCGCTTCGGTAATTAGTGCTTTGGTATTTTACTTTGTTTTTCCATGGTAATATGAAATTATAATATACAACTTACCACTTCAAAATTTCAACTGAATAACCACAGCACAAACCGCTGCTACATGGAAGCCAACACAACCATGCAACAGCGGTTTTTTGTTACCGTTTTTTCCTCTGGCTGATAGGTGTTCCCATTTTCTTTGATTTTTGGAGAATCCGAATCAGCCAGCGAAATTCTTCTTCCGATAAATTTTTGTAGTTGATACCGAGTTGCTTGCAGTAAAGCATTGCCAGTTTTTCCAAACGGCTGCCCTTGAAATTTTCGACCGCTTCCAGATTTTCTTTCAGTTCATCGGCAACGGTGGTCTGGGGAGCACTTTCGCTGTCTTTTTTGTGAGCTTCCCGAATATCCCGGATAATGAGGTTGAGGTCATCCAGAACCATGTGGCTGAAATACTCATCATCGCTGATATGGGCAGCTTGCAGCACCTTCAAATGCGGGTCATCTTCGCCGGGGCGATACCGTTCAATGATTTCATGCCGGACGGTATCAACAAGGGCATTGAGGTTTTGGATTTGCATGGTAGCAATCCCGTCCACATAAATCTCAATATCCGCAAGAAACTTGATAAAGTCCTTATGGGTGGCAAGTTCGCAGAGCAGACGGTTGTTAATCCGACCGCTTTTCAGAAGTGCAACCATCTCATCATTCAAATGCAGCTCCGTCAATGGTGTGTTGATCTGCTCCCGGTTTTCTGTCCGGCACAGCAGATAATCAACGGAAACCCCATAGAAGTCTGCCAGCGTGATAAGGTTGCCATGATTGATTTCCTTAAAATCCTCTTTTTCATAACTTCCAAGAGCTGATTTGGAAATGCCCGTCAGCTTTGATAGTTCTTCCAGATTTAAGCCTTTGTCCTTGCGGAGTTCCCAAAGGCGTTCCTGTATGCTTGTTGCTCCTTTCATGGGTGCACGCTCCCTTCCAACGGTTTCATTGCTGCCGCTTATCTGGATTATATCACACTTTCCGTAATCGTGGAAATTTCTGATTTTTACCCTTAATTCCTACTTTGTGGACATACGGCACAGGGCACAAAAATGTTCTATGATACAGGTAGTTCATCGATGGATTATTCCAATCGAATGACCAGCCTGTGTGGGATATGCTTCCCCGGCGATGTAGTGCCATGACTTTTGGCAGGGATGTGGAGGAACCCTGACCGAAACGAGCGTACCAAAGGGAGCGATACGCCGCTGTGAGATTCAGGGGAGGAACGACACCGGGGAGAACTGGCGAACTGACACCGAAATGATACCGAAACACGACAATCTGATAGGGGGACAGTCTACCCTATCGCTGATACTTCGGGAGATTTTAAGCGGCTCTATGGCTGTAATTTTGCCGAAAATCGCCCCGAAACCATACACTAAAACGGGAGGAAGCGCAATATGCCGAGAATGAGCAAAAAGAGGAAGCATGAGCTTTCCTTTTACCTCAATGACCGGGGGCGTGTCACTTACAACGAATTATGCCGGAAATGCCAGCATGGGTGCAAGCAGAGCTTCCGGGCGGTTGTGGTTGACTGCCCCCGTTATTTATCCAAACGAGCAAAGAAAAAGGAGGAACACACAGAATGAATTTTGAATTTATGACGATAGACACACCATTGCCGCTCTGTATGCCCTTTCCCAGAGCGTTAACAGGATTTCCAGTCAGCAGCACCGCAAAGGTCATGTACTGCCGGATGCTGGACGCTATGCTATCCAAAGGGCAGGAGGACGAGAACGGAATCCTGTTTGTCTGCTTCCCTGTCACAGCCCTTGCCGCAGTCCTGTCCCGCAGCTCTATGACGGTCAAGCGTTCTTTGAATGAACTGGAAACCGCCGGACTTATCATGCGGGTGCGTCAGGGCGTGGGAGAACCAAACCGGATTTATGTGCTGATACCGGGAAAGGAGGACGCTGCCCTTGCCTGATACATCAAAGCTGGAAAAGCTCAACCGGGAGCTGGAGAAAAGCGAAAAGAAACTGCGGAAAGCCATCAATGATGAAAAGGCATTGCAGCACCAGTTAAAGCAGCTTACCCGAAAGGAACGGACGCACCGGCTCTGTACTCGTGGCGGTATGCTGGAAAGTTTTCTGCAAGAGCCGGAACGCCTGACAGATGATGATGTCATGCTGTTGTTGAAACTCATTTTTCACAGGCAGGACACGCAGGAACTATTGAAAAAACTGCTGGAACGGGAGAAGCCGGAAACCCCTTAGTTTACTAAGGGCGCAATTATACACCACCCAGAGGTTGGTGCATTGCGTTCTCCGAAGGCTCCTCGCCGGAGGGCTGTGATTTGTGCGAGCAATGAGCCGAACGAATATGCTTGCATATTCACTCGGCGAATGCCGCAGCAGCCGACAGAATGTCGGCTTCCGCAGTCATGGTCTGCTCCAAATCATACAGGGGACGCTACGCTTCCCCTGCGCTGGCTACCACCAGCTACCCTTTTGTGGACTTGCCATCTGGGGACACCTTGCGTTGCAAGCTGTTCCCAGCCGACAAGTTTGAAGTTATAAGTGGATTTTTGCGAAGCTGTATGATACTATTATTTTATAACGCTTTGAAAATTCGTGGATTACTTAACAAATTAGAAGGAGGTATTTTATATGTTTAAAAAAGCTTTTTGGGTTCCTTATGAGGATAGTGCCAATTACCCAACTCTTGCAAAAACTATGGAAGCAATTTCAAAGTATTGTGAAGAAAATGGTAAGTCTTATACATTTATTAACGATGACGAAGTGGAGATAAATGGAAAAAGATATGAAATATATAGGGGCTACGAAAATGGTAGTAGGGGAAATTACGGCATAAAATGTAAAGAAAAATAAATCCAGTTTGTTATTCTACACACATCGGGTCAACTTGTCCCGAACTTTCACAACTAAATACCCGCCGCTTACACAGCGGCACACCGAGCAGGAAATCTGAAAAAGGTCTCCTGCTTTTTTTCTGCCCAAAATGAGGTGGTAAAACGCCACCCCATCCACCAAGCATAGAAAGGAGGGATACGAAATGCCCTGTCCACACAACGAAATCTCGATTGTTCAGCGTAGCCAACAGCAGTCTGCGGTTGCCGCCGCTGCCTACCAGAGCGGCGAAAAGCTGTTCTGTGAATACGACCAAGAAGTGAAGCACTACCCAGAAAAGCGAGGTATCGTCCACAATGAAATCCTGCTCCCGGCAAATGCCACGCCGGAGTATGCAGACCGCAATACTTTATGGAACGCCGCCGAAGCTGTGGAGAAACAATGGAACTCCCAGCTTGCAAGGCGGTGGGTGCTTACCATTCCCAGAGAGATACCGCCCGACCAGTACGCTGTCCTTGTCCGGGAGTTCTGCCAGCAACAGTTTGTTTCCAAAGGCATGATTGCTGACTTTGCCATCCATGACCCCCACCCGCCGGGACACAATCCTCACGCCCATGTCCTGCTCACTATGAGGGCAATGGACGAACATGGGAAATGGCTTTCCAAGAGCCGCAAGGTTTATGACCTTGACGAGAACGGGGAACGGATAAAGCTGCCATCCGGCAGGTGGAAAAGCCACAAGGAGGATACGGTGGACTGGAACGACCAGAAGTATTGTGAAATCTGGCGGCATGAATGGGAGGTCATCCAGAACCGCTATCTGGAAGCCAATGATCGCCCGGAGCGTGTGGACTTGCGTTCCTATGCCAGACAGGGGCTTGATATTATCCCTACTGTCCATGAGGGTGCTGCTGTCCGGCAGATGGAAAAGCGAGGTATCCAGACGAATATCGGCAACCTGAACCGGGAAATCAGAGCCGCCAACCGCCTGATGAAGTCCATCCGGCAGCTTATCCAAAACCTCAAAGGCTGGATTACCGAGCTGGGAGAAAAACGGAAAGAACTGCTTGCACAAAAGGCGGCGGAGGAAGCGACACTTCTTCCAAATCTACTGATGAAATATATGGAGATACGAAAGGAAGAACGGAAGGACTGGACGAGGGCTGGACAAAATCGGGGGACTTCACAGGACTTAAAGGCAGTCAGCGAAGCCCTGTCCTATCTCCGGCAAAAGGGGCTTTCCACTGTGGAGGACTTGGAAGCCTTTCTGGAATCTTCCGGGAAATCAGCCGCAGATTACCGCAGTCAGATGAAGCCAAAGGAAGCCCGAAGCAAAGTGATTGACGGACTGCTTTCTGCCCGGACAGACTGCAAGGAATGTAAGCCTGTCTATGAGAAGTACCAGAAGATATTTTTTAAGAAAACAAAGGAGAAATTCAACCAGGAACACCCGGAGGTTGCCCGGTATGCGAAAGCCGCCGCCTACCTTGCCAAGCACCCGGACGATAAGGACAGCACCCAAAAGAAGCTGCAAGAGGAGCAGGAAACGCTTCTGGAAGAAATTGCAGCCCTGAAAACACCTCTGATCGAGGTACAGGCTGATTTGAAGAAGCTGCGGGACATCCGCTACTGGGTACGGAAAGCCACACCCGGCACAGAGGAAAGCAAAGAGCCGCCCAAGAAGCAGCCCATCAAGGAAGTCTTGCAGGATAAGGCAGACGAGAAAAAAGCACAAAGAACCGCCCCGGCACAGGCGAAACACAGACAACAGGATATGGAACTTTAACAGGCACTTGCCATTTTCAATCAGAGAATGTCAGGTGTTTTTTTCTTTTTTCAAGGAGGGATAGATTTGAATGTATTTGAAGCTGTGAAGCAGTCCGTCACAACCAGACAGGCTGCGGAGCATTATGGAATCCATGTAGGGCGGAACGGGATGGCTTGCTGCCCGTTCCATCATGATAAAACCCCAAGCATGAAGCTGGATCGGCGTTACCACTGCTTCGGCTGCGGTGCGGATGGGGATGTGATTGATTTTGCCGCCGCCCTGTATGGGCTGGGAAAGAAAGAAGCCGCCGTACAGCTGGCACAGGACTTCGGGCTTTCCTATGAGGACTGGAAACCGCCGGGAAAAGCAAAAAAGCCAAAGCCCCGGCAGAAATCCCCGGAGGAACAGTTTCAGGAAGCAAAAAACCGCTGCTTCCGTATTCTTGCCGATTATCTCCACCTACTCCGAGTGTGGAGAAAGGAATATGCCCCGCACTCCCCGGAGGAAGTCTTTCATCCCCGGTTTGTGGAAGCCTTACAGAAGCAAGACCATGTGGAATATCTGCTGGATGTGCTGCTGTTCGGGGAAACAGAGGAAAAAGCGGCTTTGATTACGGAATACGGAAAGGATGTGATACAGCTTGAACAGCGAATGGCAGAGCTTGCAGCCGCAGACGCAGCAAGAACTAAAAAACACCATGAACGCCATGCAGCCGCCCCAGAGCATTGAGGAAATCAAGGCGGGGCTGGAAACCACCGAGAAAGGCGGTGTCCGTCAGAGCATACGGAACTGCCTGACCGTATTCCAGCGTGACCCGCTGCTTTCCGGGGCTATCGCATACAACATCCTGACCGACCGCAAGGACATCATAAAGCCCATCGGCTTCCACAGGGACAGCACCGCCTTAAACGATACGGACATGAAATATCTGCTTCTCTATCTGGAAGAAACCTACGGGCTTACCAATGAGAAAAAGATTGATAACGCCATCGGGATTGTGGCGAATGAAAACAAGTACCACCCCATCCGGGATTATTTAAGTTCCCTTGTGTGGGACGGGACAGAGCGAATCCGCTTCTGCCTACGGCACTTTCTGGGAGCTGACGCAGATGATTACACCTATGAAGCGTTGAAGCTGTTCCTGATGGGCGCTATCTCACGAGCCTTTCAGCCGGGGTGCAAGTTTGAAATCATGCTCTGTCTGGTCGGAGGTCAGGGGGCTGGCAAGTCCACCTTCTTCCGTCTGCTGGCAGTCCGGGACGAGTGGTTCTCCGATGATTTGCGGAAGCTGGACGATGACAATGTGTACCGTAAGCTGCAAGGTCACTGGATTATCGAAATGTCGGAAATGATGGCAACCGCCAACGCCAAGAGCATTGAGGAAATCAAGTCGTTTTTAAGCCGGCAGAAAGAGGTT contains the following coding sequences:
- a CDS encoding AAA family ATPase, with product MNYTQAQIDRANAVSLEDFLRTQGETLIKSGREYRWKEHDSLTVRGNKWFRHSQSKGGYPIDFVMEFYGKSFPEAVQMLTGENGEGQTEATTAPPTAFHLPLHNRTADRAIQYLCESRGLNKTLVEDFLLSGDIYEDAKRHNVVFVGRDRSGTPRYAHVRGTADPFRQDIAGSDKSYPFHYEGNGNQLFVFEAPIDLLSFICLYPQDWRTRSYLALGGVSGKALDRFLSERKDTRKVFLCLDSDTAGSEACTRLAQDIPGEIAVIRLVPARKDWNDVLRQQGDIPSRKFIAETITLRELPTAQPVPMLRMADVELTSVDWLWFPYIPFGKLTIIQGNPGEGKTYFAMRLAAACTNRKPLPGMETLEPFNIIYQTAEDGLGDTVKPRLMEADADLEKVLVIDDRDTPLTLADKRIARAIRENNARLVIIDPVQAFLGADVDMNRANEVRPIFRSLGDIAQATGCAIVLIGHLNKAAGTQSTYRGLGSIDITAAVRSLLFIGKLKDSPTTRVLIHEKSSLAPPGQSLAFSLGDEKGFEWIGAYDITADELLAGADNTKTESKTAQAQMLILELLADGKRMPSAELEKTVNERGISSRTMRTAKSRIGDRLVTEKDGTAWVCYLRN
- a CDS encoding transposon-encoded TnpW family protein, with the translated sequence MNNTATNTATCPTVRKQIGKTTYIVRVHFSQTAKETMEDKIKRMLREEVRKM
- a CDS encoding helix-turn-helix domain-containing protein, yielding MHISYKPLWHTLLERDMRKEDLRLAAGMTTNMIANMSKEGKHISMDTLARICETLNCEITDVIELVPDEPASTGGKEHERIETKNNGKRN
- a CDS encoding TnpV protein, coding for MSELKPRITENGIDYILVGDYYIPDLKLPEEPRPIGKYGRMHREYLREVHPARLNTLTLTGELWTYLADLNEQAQERLDTIIEQMKAAEGVTEELKRTCQMEWVQRCNNIHNRAEEIILHEMVYS
- a CDS encoding helix-turn-helix domain-containing protein → MKGATSIQERLWELRKDKGLNLEELSKLTGISKSALGSYEKEDFKEINHGNLITLADFYGVSVDYLLCRTENREQINTPLTELHLNDEMVALLKSGRINNRLLCELATHKDFIKFLADIEIYVDGIATMQIQNLNALVDTVRHEIIERYRPGEDDPHLKVLQAAHISDDEYFSHMVLDDLNLIIRDIREAHKKDSESAPQTTVADELKENLEAVENFKGSRLEKLAMLYCKQLGINYKNLSEEEFRWLIRILQKSKKMGTPISQRKKR
- a CDS encoding DeoR family transcriptional regulator, which produces MNFEFMTIDTPLPLCMPFPRALTGFPVSSTAKVMYCRMLDAMLSKGQEDENGILFVCFPVTALAAVLSRSSMTVKRSLNELETAGLIMRVRQGVGEPNRIYVLIPGKEDAALA
- a CDS encoding DUF3847 domain-containing protein codes for the protein MPDTSKLEKLNRELEKSEKKLRKAINDEKALQHQLKQLTRKERTHRLCTRGGMLESFLQEPERLTDDDVMLLLKLIFHRQDTQELLKKLLEREKPETP
- a CDS encoding DUF4318 domain-containing protein, whose amino-acid sequence is MFKKAFWVPYEDSANYPTLAKTMEAISKYCEENGKSYTFINDDEVEINGKRYEIYRGYENGSRGNYGIKCKEK
- the mobQ gene encoding MobQ family relaxase, producing the protein MPCPHNEISIVQRSQQQSAVAAAAYQSGEKLFCEYDQEVKHYPEKRGIVHNEILLPANATPEYADRNTLWNAAEAVEKQWNSQLARRWVLTIPREIPPDQYAVLVREFCQQQFVSKGMIADFAIHDPHPPGHNPHAHVLLTMRAMDEHGKWLSKSRKVYDLDENGERIKLPSGRWKSHKEDTVDWNDQKYCEIWRHEWEVIQNRYLEANDRPERVDLRSYARQGLDIIPTVHEGAAVRQMEKRGIQTNIGNLNREIRAANRLMKSIRQLIQNLKGWITELGEKRKELLAQKAAEEATLLPNLLMKYMEIRKEERKDWTRAGQNRGTSQDLKAVSEALSYLRQKGLSTVEDLEAFLESSGKSAADYRSQMKPKEARSKVIDGLLSARTDCKECKPVYEKYQKIFFKKTKEKFNQEHPEVARYAKAAAYLAKHPDDKDSTQKKLQEEQETLLEEIAALKTPLIEVQADLKKLRDIRYWVRKATPGTEESKEPPKKQPIKEVLQDKADEKKAQRTAPAQAKHRQQDMEL
- a CDS encoding CHC2 zinc finger domain-containing protein, whose product is MNVFEAVKQSVTTRQAAEHYGIHVGRNGMACCPFHHDKTPSMKLDRRYHCFGCGADGDVIDFAAALYGLGKKEAAVQLAQDFGLSYEDWKPPGKAKKPKPRQKSPEEQFQEAKNRCFRILADYLHLLRVWRKEYAPHSPEEVFHPRFVEALQKQDHVEYLLDVLLFGETEEKAALITEYGKDVIQLEQRMAELAAADAARTKKHHERHAAAPEH
- a CDS encoding virulence-associated E family protein, producing MNAMQPPQSIEEIKAGLETTEKGGVRQSIRNCLTVFQRDPLLSGAIAYNILTDRKDIIKPIGFHRDSTALNDTDMKYLLLYLEETYGLTNEKKIDNAIGIVANENKYHPIRDYLSSLVWDGTERIRFCLRHFLGADADDYTYEALKLFLMGAISRAFQPGCKFEIMLCLVGGQGAGKSTFFRLLAVRDEWFSDDLRKLDDDNVYRKLQGHWIIEMSEMMATANAKSIEEIKSFLSRQKEVYKIPYETHPADRPRQCVFGGTSNALDFLPLDRSGNRRFIPVMVYPEQAEVHILEDEAASRAYIEQMWAEAMEIYRSGRFKLAFSPTMQRYLKEHQRDFMPEDTKAGMIQAYLDKYTGSMVCSKQLYKEALNHTFDEPKQWEIREINEIMNQCITGWRYFPNPRMFSEYGRQKGWERENPATDSGNPSEKTMDGFVEVTEQMELPF